In Nostoc sp. CENA543, a single genomic region encodes these proteins:
- a CDS encoding oxaloacetate decarboxylase has protein sequence MSSSQKLRQLLAKPEIIVIPGVYDCLSAKLAENIGFDVIATSGFGIAASTLGLPDYGFLSVTETLYSIGRIAQAVNVPLIADLDTGYGNALNVMRTIKDAVQLGVAGVLLEDQEWPKKCGHFEGKRVIPTEEHAGKIRAAVEARGDSGLVIIARTDARAPLGLEAAIARGRSYIAAGADILFVEAPQSVEELTAIRAAFPDIPLVANIVEGGKTPSLSATELQNLGFKIVFFPLTGLLAVTQTLTNCLTHLKQQGTTANFHDLVSFQDFQALVGVPQFLKTEKKFTIENDE, from the coding sequence GTGTCTTCTAGCCAAAAACTACGGCAGTTACTTGCAAAACCTGAAATTATTGTGATTCCTGGTGTTTATGATTGCTTAAGTGCAAAGTTGGCAGAAAATATAGGTTTTGATGTTATAGCTACCAGTGGTTTTGGTATTGCAGCTTCTACCTTGGGTTTACCAGACTATGGTTTTCTCTCCGTTACAGAAACCCTATATAGTATTGGACGCATTGCTCAAGCGGTGAATGTACCTCTGATTGCAGATTTAGATACCGGCTATGGCAATGCTCTGAATGTGATGCGGACTATTAAGGATGCTGTACAGTTGGGAGTGGCGGGGGTGTTGCTAGAAGACCAGGAATGGCCGAAAAAGTGCGGACACTTTGAAGGTAAACGAGTCATCCCCACGGAAGAACACGCCGGGAAAATCAGAGCCGCAGTTGAGGCGCGGGGAGATAGTGGTTTAGTGATTATCGCCCGGACTGATGCCCGTGCGCCTTTGGGTTTAGAGGCAGCGATCGCTCGTGGTCGTTCTTATATTGCTGCCGGAGCAGATATACTCTTTGTAGAAGCACCCCAATCTGTAGAAGAATTAACAGCAATTAGAGCTGCTTTTCCTGACATCCCCTTAGTAGCTAATATCGTTGAAGGTGGTAAAACTCCTTCCCTTTCGGCTACTGAATTACAAAATCTAGGCTTTAAAATTGTCTTTTTTCCATTAACTGGTTTATTAGCAGTTACCCAAACTCTTACTAATTGTTTAACGCATTTAAAACAACAGGGAACAACAGCTAATTTTCATGATTTAGTGAGTTTTCAAGATTTTCAAGCACTCGTCGGTGTTCCCCAATTTCTGAAAACAGAAAAGAAATTCACTATAGAAAATGATGAATAA
- a CDS encoding GNAT family N-acetyltransferase, translated as MMNKFPQSIQYKDTYDINQNTILTLYQANQWSSAEKPDLLYQALINSHSLISAWHEDKLVGLGNAISDGFLVVYYPHLLVLPDYQNQGIGSQIIKMLIARYDGFHQHILLAENQAINFYKKVGFQRAGATEPMWIYSGNDH; from the coding sequence ATGATGAATAAATTTCCCCAATCTATCCAATACAAAGATACATACGATATTAACCAAAATACTATTCTCACCCTATATCAAGCTAATCAATGGTCATCAGCAGAAAAACCGGATTTACTCTACCAAGCTTTGATAAATTCCCATTCGCTCATTTCTGCATGGCATGAAGACAAGTTGGTAGGTTTGGGTAATGCTATTTCAGATGGCTTTTTAGTAGTGTATTATCCTCATTTATTAGTCTTGCCAGATTACCAAAATCAAGGTATCGGCAGTCAGATTATCAAAATGCTGATAGCTCGCTATGATGGCTTTCATCAGCATATTTTACTGGCGGAAAACCAAGCCATTAATTTCTACAAAAAAGTAGGTTTCCAGCGTGCAGGTGCAACAGAACCTATGTGGATTTACTCTGGAAATGACCACTGA